Part of the Mycolicibacterium mageritense genome is shown below.
GATCGCCATCGCCGAATCACTGCCGACCGATGACGCGGCGTTGGTGGCCATCCCGGGAATCGGAGCCCGCAAGCTCGAGCAGTACGGCGAAGATGTGCTCGAGTTGGTCACCGGACGGGTGAAAGCCCGCCAGAATTCGACAAAATAACGCCAAAACCGCAGGTAGAAAATTAGTTGTGCGAATCGGCTGTTAGGCTTTAGCCTCAAGAACATAACTCTGGCGACGAGACGGAAGGAGGGCGCCCGCAATCATGGATAGCAACATCAATTTCAGCGGTGTAGCGGTTGCAGTCATGCCCTCGTACCTCCGGTCTGTCGCCGTTGCGGCGCATCCGTTGCCGAAACTGCCTACCGCACATGCCTCTGGAGCCGCGTGGCCGGCTGCTGCCGCTGCTGCAATCGCACCGCAGCGCAAGCGTCGCCCCGCCGCCGCCACTGGCGCGTCCGTGGATAGGAGCCCCATCTAGGAGAGCTCATATCGCAGCCGAATGGCCACGGACCCGCAGTCAACGGATCCGTGGCCTTTTTTGTCGGACTTCCCGAGAAAACTGGTCGCAGATCCGCCGACAGACAGATCACCGACGAAATCAACGACCAGGAAGCAGGGGATAAGCACATGTCAATTGCGATGAGCGCTCCGGGGATGAGCGTCACGCCGGTGACATGCGAGAAGCGGCTGCCGGCAGTGCCGTGCCACATCGGTGATCCGGACCTTTGGTTCGCCGAGAGCCCCGCCGAGCTTGAGCGGGCCAAGGCGCTGTGCGCGGATTGCCCCATCCGGACCGCGTGCCTCGCCGCGGCTCTTGAGCGGCAGGAGCCGTGGGGTGTGTGGGGCGGCGAGATCATCGACCGCGGCACCATCGTGGCGCGCAAGCGGCCGCGTGGACGTCCGCGGAAGAGCACCGGAGACAACCCGGCCGCCGCCTGACGGCGATGACCACACCCGTGGCGCCGAGTGCGTGAATGCGCACTCGGCGCCATTTGTGCGTTGAGGCCCGTCCAAGATGTGTTCGCCCAGACATAAGACTGGCTGAAGAGTGTCTGGCGAGACATTGTGTGGCCTCGGCTTTTCCCGGATCGTGGTTCGCGACGGTGACAGTCGTCACAGACGGTGATCAAGGAGGTTCCCCGTTGCGTAACCCATTGAGAAGCAGGCCGATTCGGTCGGCGCTGACATTGGGAGTGATGGTCGCCATGGTCGGCACGGGATGTTCGGCGGGCCTTGGCGGCCCCGCCTCGTCGCGTGCCGCGCAGGACGGCGTCATCCGGTTCACGTTCGCGCCCGACCCGATCTGGGACTACATGAACGACACCGGATTGCTCGAGGAGTTCGAGCGGGACAACGGCGTCGCGATCGAGACCAGCGCGACGTGGGACGAGTTCGGCCTGTTTGCGGGCGGCCACGCCGACATCATCTCGTCGGCCTCGTTCGAGGTTCCGGGGCTCGAAGAGCAGACCGAACGCGACACCGTGGTGATCGGGCGCTACAACTCGGAACGCAGCCGCATCCTGGTGCGCACCGAAGAACCTGCCACAACGCTCGCCGACCTCAAGGGCAGGCGGCTC
Proteins encoded:
- a CDS encoding WhiB family transcriptional regulator; the protein is MSIAMSAPGMSVTPVTCEKRLPAVPCHIGDPDLWFAESPAELERAKALCADCPIRTACLAAALERQEPWGVWGGEIIDRGTIVARKRPRGRPRKSTGDNPAAA